A single window of Gossypium hirsutum isolate 1008001.06 chromosome A10, Gossypium_hirsutum_v2.1, whole genome shotgun sequence DNA harbors:
- the LOC107897892 gene encoding casein kinase 1-like protein 10: MEHVIGGKFKLGRKIGSGSFGELYLGVNVQSGEEVAVKLESIKTKHPQLLYESKLYMLLQGGTGIPHLKWFGVEGEYNVMVIDLLGPSLEDLFNYCNRKFSLKTVLMLADQLLIRVEYMHSRGFLHRDIKPDNFLMGLGRKANQVYVIDYGLAKKFRDLQTHKHIPYRENKNLTGTARYASVNTHLGVEQSRRDDLESLGYVLMYFLRGSLPWQGLKAGTKKQKYDKISEKKMLTPIEVLCKSYPSEFTSYFHYCRSLRFEDKPDYSYLKRLFRDLFIREGYQFDYVFDWTIRRYPQVGSSSRARPSLKPGLNPPGVSAERTERPSVGQEIGERLSGTIEPLTRRIGSGQGLHGDQSRYISDDVPSSKDVQPDSEKVHSSSRNDSSSKRPVATGSRLDSSGEPNENRSGRLVSSSSRLSTTQRILPGFQSKSASYTRTSATRGGQDDSLRSFEFLTIGSGKRK, translated from the exons ATGGAACATGTTATTGGTGGAAAATTCAAGCTTGGTCGAAAGATTGGGAGTGGATCCTTTGGTGAACTTTATTTAG GTGTTAATGTACAAAGTGGAGAGGAAGTGGCTGTTAAGTTG GAATCTATCAAGACCAAGCATCCCCAACTTCTGTATGAGTCAAAGCTGTACATGCTTCTTCAAGGAGGGA CCGGAATTCCTCATTTAAAATGGTTTGGAGTTGAGGGTGAATACAATGTTATGGTTATCGATCTTCTTGGACCAAGCCTAGAAGATTTGTTCAACTATTGCAATCGgaagttttctttaaaaacaGTTTTGATGCTTGCAGATCAGTTA TTAATCAGAGTTGAGTATATGCATTCTCGCGGTTTTCTTCATCGTGACATAAAGCCCGATAACTTTTTGATGGGTCTAGGGCGCAAAGCAAATCAG GTATACGTAATTGATTATGGTCTTGCAAAAAAGTTTAGGGATCTTCAAACACACAAGCACATACCATACAG GGAAAATAAGAATCTTACAGGAACAGCTCGATATGCAAGTGTTAACACTCACCTTGGAGTTG AGCAAAGCAGGAGGGATGATCTCGAATCTCTTGGTTATGTGCTTATGTACTTCCTTAGGGGGAG CCTTCCATGGCAGGGATTGAAAGCTGGCACCAAAAAGCAGAAGTATGACAAAATTAGTGAAAAGAAGATGCTTACTCCCATAGAG GTCCTTTGCAAATCATATCCTTCTGAGTTCACATCATACTTCCATTATTGTCGATCACTACGATTTGAAGATAAACCGGATTATTCATACCTGAAGAGGCTGTTCCGAGACCTTTTCATTCGAGAAG GTTATCAGTTTGACTATGTATTTGATTGGACTATACGGAGATACCCACAGGTTGGCTCTAGCTCAAGAGCTCGG CCTAGCCTGAAGCCAGGTTTAAATCCCCCGGGAGTCTCTGCTGAAAGAACAGAAAGGCCTTCAG TTGGCCAAGAGATTGGAGAAAGGTTGTCTGGCACTATTGAGCCGCTTACAAGACGCATTGGTTCTGGGCAGGGTTTGCATGGTGATCAGTCTAGATACATATCTGATGATGTGCCGTCATCCAAGGATGTG CAACCTGATTCTGAAAAGGTTCACTCCTCCTCAAGAAATGATAGTTCTTCAAAGAGGCCTGTCGCAACAGGAAGCCGACTGGACTCCTCTGGTGAGCCTAACGAAAATCGGTCTGGCAGATTAGTCTCAAGCAGTAGTCGCCTGTCAACAACTCAGAGAATCCTCCCTGGGTTTCAATCCAAATCAGCATCTTATACTCGAACCTCAGCCACAAGAGGTGGTCAAGATGATTCCCTTCGGAGCTTCGAGTTCTTGACAATTGGGAGTGGGAAAAGGAAATAA